Proteins encoded in a region of the Saccharomyces eubayanus strain FM1318 chromosome V, whole genome shotgun sequence genome:
- the CYC7 gene encoding cytochrome c isoform 2, whose amino-acid sequence MAKESAEFKPGSGKKGATLFKTRCQQCHTIEEGGPNKVGPNLHGIFGRHSGQVKGYSYTDANIKKNVQWDENNMSEYLTNPKKYIPGTKMAFAGLKKEKDRNDLITYMTKAAK is encoded by the coding sequence ATGGCTAAAGAAAGTGCAGAGTTCAAACCAGGTTCTGGAAAGAAAGGTGCAACTCTATTTAAAACCAGATGTCAACAATGCCACACAATAGAAGAGGGGGGTCCCAATAAAGTGGGTCCTAATCTGCATGGTATCTTTGGCAGACACTCTGGTCAAGTGAAGGGCTACTCATACACGGAtgcaaatatcaaaaagaacGTTCAATGGGATGAGAACAACATGTCCGAGTACTTGACTAACCCAAAGAAATATATTCCTGGTACCAAGATGGCCTTTGCCGggttgaaaaaggaaaaagacaGAAATGATTTGATTACTTATATGACGAAAGCCGCCAAATAA
- the RAD23 gene encoding Rad23p has protein sequence MVSLTFKNFKKEKVPLDLEPSNTIFEAKTKLAQSSSCEESQIKLIYSGKVLQDSKTVSECGLKDGDQVVFMISQKKSTKTKVTEPPVVPETTAPARNESTEPATASTDAPATETTTAATEGSQPQEEQSSTTEPAGSASTPGFVVGTQRSETIERIMEMGYPREEVERALRAAFNNPDRAVEYLLMGIPENLRQPEPQQQAAAATEESSAAATAATSDLPAEDDLFAQAAQGDNASSGGLGSAGGAAGAAQGGPPGSIGLTVEDLLSLRQVVSGNPEALAPLLENISARYPQLREHIMANPEVFVSMLLEAVGDNMQDVMEGTNDMVEGEDIESAGEGDAVGLGQGEGEGEGEGSFQVNYTPEDDQAISRLCELGFERDLVIQVYFACDKNEEAAANILFSDHAD, from the coding sequence ATGGTTAGTTTaacttttaaaaatttcaaaaaggagAAAGTCCCTCTGGATTTGGAACCTTCAAACACAATTTTCGAGGCTAAGACTAAACTGGCTCAATCGAGCTCGTGCGAAGAATCTCAAATAAAACTGATCTACTCAGGTAAAGTACTTCAAGATTCCAAAACTGTGTCAGAATGTGGGCTAAAAGATGGTGATCAAGTCGTTTTCAtgatttctcaaaaaaaatcaacaaagaCCAAGGTAACAGAGCCTCCAGTCGTTCCGGAGACTACCGCCCCTGCCAGAAACGAATCTACAGAACCAGCAACCGCCAGTACGGACGCACCCGCCACCGAAACCACCACCGCTGCTACCGAAGGCTCGCAACCACAAGAAGAGCAATCCTCTACTACAGAACCAGCCGGATCTGCTTCTACACCGGGATTCGTTGTGGGGACCCAGAGAAGCGAAACCATAGAGAGAATCATGGAGATGGGATATCCAAGAGAAGAAGTCGAGCGTGCCCTAAGAGCTGCCTTCAACAACCCGGACAGAGCCGTGGAATACTTACTAATGGGAATTCCAGAGAATCTACGCCAACCGGAGCCACAGCAACAAGCTGCGGCTGCGACCGAAGAATCATCGGCCGCAGCTACCGCCGCCACGTCAGACCTACCAGCCGAAGATGACCTATTTGCACAAGCTGCTCAAGGCGACAATGCTTCATCTGGCGGGCTTGGTTCAGCAGGAGGTGCCGCCGGTGCCGCACAGGGCGGCCCACCGGGTTCCATCGGCTTAACTGTAGAAGATTTATTATCACTAAGACAAGTCGTTTCAGGTAACCCAGAAGCTTTGGCCCCATTATTAGAAAACATAAGTGCAAGATATCCGCAATTACGCGAACATATCATGGCGAACCCAGAGGTGTTTGTTTCTATGTTATTGGAAGCCGTTGGTGATAATATGCAAGATGTTATGGAGGGCACAAACGACATGGTGGAGGGAGAAGACATCGAAAGTGCAGGAGAAGGTGATGCTGTGGGACTAGGACAAGGTGAAGGCGAAGGTGAAGGCGAAGGCTCTTTCCAAGTGAACTATACCCCTGAAGACGACCAAGCCATTTCGCGCTTATGCGAATTGGGGTTTGAAAGAGATCTAGTCATTCAGGTGTATTTCGCATGCgataaaaatgaagaagccGCAGCTAACATCCTATTCAGCGATCATGCAGATTGA
- the UTR2 gene encoding chitin transglycosylase UTR2 translates to MRPFFGEAFFNSLSYRLKINITFIMAIVRNWLFCLVGVFSFVLRVEASTYCNATQACPQDKPCCSQFGECGTGQYCLNNCDVRYSFSQDSCMPVPICKSSSTKFNDYSSKMGNADVFLGNVSEADWLYSGRVLDYDDEESLILAMPKNSGGTIISSTRAVWYGKVSARIKTSHLAGVITAFILYSGAGDEIDYEFVGADLETVQTNYYWESVLNFTNSANISTTDTFDNFHTYEMDWHEDYVTWSIDNVVGRTLFKNETYNSTTNSYHYPQTPSKVDISIWPGGNSTNPPGTIAWSGGEINWDASDISDPGYYYAIVNEINITCYDPPSSVKKNGTSAYIYTSSDEFLEKDIAITDDEVMMDTDEGSGLDPHKGATTSSVQKTSSSTSASSKSSSEASSSHSTSTKKGSKTTSASSSSSSSSSSSSSSSSTKKGDKDISASTSLVSPSSSGAASSSTGSASSAGMGANIATNWGLTAVCVVLGYII, encoded by the coding sequence ATGCGTCCTTTCTTTGGGGAAgcattttttaattctttatcatataggctaaaaataaatatcaCTTTCATAATGGCAATCGTTCGCAATTGGCTATTTTGTTTAGTCGgtgttttttcctttgtgtTACGTGTAGAAGCCAGTACTTATTGTAACGCCACACAAGCATGTCCCCAAGATAAGCCATGTTGTTCACAATTCGGTGAATGTGGTACCGGTCAATATTGTTTGAATAACTGTGATGTGAGATATTCGTTTAGTCAGGATTCGTGTATGCCAGTGCCAATATGTAAGAGTTCATCCACCAAGTTCAATGATTATTCTTCCAAGATGGGAAATGCTGATGTTTTCTTGGGTAATGTCAGCGAGGCTGATTGGTTGTATTCTGGTAGGGTTTTAGAttatgatgacgaagaaagTTTGATTTTGGCTATGCCAAAAAACAGTGGTGGTAccattatttcttctaCAAGGGCTGTGTGGTATGGTAAAGTCAGTGCCAGAATTAAGACATCGCACCTTGCTGGTGTGATCACTGCGTTTATCTTATATTCCGGTGCAGGTGATGAAATTGATTACGAATTTGTTGGTGCTGATCTAGAAACTGTTCAAACCAATTACTATTGGGAAAGTGTTTTGAACTTCACTAATAGTGCCAATATATCCACCACTGATACCTTTGACAACTTCCATACTTACGAGATGGATTGGCATGAAGACTACGTGACATGGTCTATTGACAACGTTGTTGGTAGGACtttgttcaaaaacgaAACCTATAACTCCACCACCAACAGTTATCACTACCCACAAACTCCATCCAAGGTAGATATTTCTATTTGGCCCGGTGGTAACTCTACTAATCCTCCAGGTACTATTGCATGGTCTGGTGGTGAAATTAACTGGGACGCATCAGACATCAGTGATCCAGGCTATTATTATGCTATTGTCAATGAAATCAACATTACCTGTTATGATCCCCCAAGTTCTGTTAAGAAAAACGGTACTTCTGCCTATATTTACACTTCATCCGAcgaatttttggaaaaagacATCGCTATAACTGATGATGAAGTCATGATGGATACCGATGAAGGATCTGGATTGGACCCTCACAAGGGAGCCACCACATCTTCTGTCCAAAAAACTTCGTCTTCAACTTCAGCATCTTCAAAGAGTTCCTCTGAAGCTTCTTCTAGCCACAGCACCTCAACGAAGAAGGGTAGCAAGACTACTTCTGCgtcctcttcatcatcatcttcttcttcttcttcttcttcttcttcttctacaaAGAAGGGAGATAAGGATATCTCGGCTTCAACTTCTCTTGTATCTCCTTCATCAAGTGGAGCCGCATCCAGCAGCACAGGCTCGGCAAGCAGTGCCGGTATGGGTGCTAACATTGCTACAAACTGGGGCCTGACTGCTGTATGCGTTGTCCTGGGTTATATAATATAG
- the YEF1 gene encoding NADH/NAD(+) kinase codes for MKSNKLLIRASTKSCADVNCEEDAMDRLGPVKVLTEGKLLSKFEEPGSMRCGYSEAKNWVRRLSSETIVGEDTNNLYPFYVDTAYDVRRLNKDIINAKIELYVENLIIICNINDVSTVFLMREVVEWTLCNFPSTTVYVQDIFEKSAHFAASDLCKDSNCKQSRIKYWSKEFVQNHDSFFDLVITLGGDGTVLFASSIFPKNVPPIVPFALGSLGFLTNFEFKKFKETLSHVLTEKVRINLRMRLQCKVYHRNETETDAATGKRVCFIDFVSEHHVLNEITIDRGPTPCLSLLELYGHNSLMTKVQGDGLIVATPTGSTAYSLSAGGSLISPSVNAIAVTPICPHTLSFRPIILPDSIELKVRVDLNSRGTSWVNFDGKDRIELKQGDYVVVTASPYAVPTIESSPSEFIESISKNLKWNEREEQKPFAHFLSTKNQEKYKIDSSTNEENVEEMIRDMNENASNSTDSSSISTSSQDEGNLRATESKVAVGRTRQAHFAI; via the coding sequence ATGAAAAGTAATAAATTATTGATAAGGGCTTCCACGAAATCCTGCGCTGATGTTAATTGCGAGGAGGATGCTATGGACAGATTAGGACCGGTTAAGGTTTTAACGGAAGGCAAGCTTTTGAGCAAGTTTGAAGAGCCTGGCTCAATGAGATGTGGATATAGTGAAGCTAAGAATTGGGTCAGAAGATTGTCAAGCGAAACAATTGTAGGTGAAGATACAAATAATCTTTACCCATTTTATGTGGATACTGCGTATGACGTTCGACGTTTGAATAAAGACATCATAAACGCAAAAATTGAATTGTATGTGGAGAATTTAATCATCATTTGTAATATCAATGACGTTTCCACAGTATTTCTCATGAGGGAAGTTGTGGAATGGACTCTGTGCAATTTTCCATCAACAACTGTATATGTGcaagatatttttgaaaaatcagcTCACTTTGCAGCTAGTGATCTATGCAAAGATAGCAATTGCAAGCAAAGTAGAATAAAGTATTGGTCAAAGGAATTTGTCCAAAATCATGATTCGTTCTTCGATTTGGTTATAACTTTAGGAGGTGATGGGACTGTCCTTTTTGCTTCATCCATATTTCCTAAAAATGTACCACCTATCGTCCCATTTGCCCTTGGTTCATTGGGGTTTTTAACtaattttgaattcaaaaagttcAAGGAGACATTATCGCATGTCTTAACGGAAAAGGTCCGCATCAATTTACGTATGCGATTGCAGTGCAAAGTTTATCATAGAAACGAAACTGAAACTGACGCTGCCACCGGAAAGCGGGTATgttttattgattttgtttctgaACATCACGTCCTCAATGAAATAACCATAGATAGAGGTCCAACTCCTTGCTTGTCCTTATTGGAGCTTTACGGACACAATTCATTGATGACTAAGGTCCAAGGCGATGGATTGATTGTAGCCACACCTACAGGGTCCACAGCATACTCGTTAAGTGCAGGTGGGTCTTTGATATCGCCGAGTGTGAACGCTATAGCGGTAACGCCAATCTGTCCTCATACTTTGAGTTTTAGGCCTATAATTTTACCAGATAGTATAGAGCTGAAAGTTAGAGTGGACTTGAATTCAAGAGGGACATCGTGGGTAAACTTTGACGGCAAAGATAGAATTGAATTGAAACAAGGTGATTATGTCGTAGTAACTGCAAGTCCGTATGCAGTGCCAACCATTGAGTCATCTCCGAGTGAGTTTATCGAAAGCATAAGTAAAAATCTCAAATGGAATGAGCGAGAGGAACAGAAACCTTTTGCTCATTTCCTCTCAAccaaaaatcaagaaaagtataaaaTAGACTCATCAAcgaatgaagaaaatgttgaagAGATGATAAGAGATATGAATGAAAACGCAAGCAACAGCACTGATAGTTCGTCTATAAGCACAAGTTCACAAGATGAGGGAAATCTGCGTGCAACGGAATCAAAAGTAGCTGTTGGACGGACTCGTCAAGCGCATTTCGCAATTTAG
- the HYP2 gene encoding translation elongation factor eIF-5A produces MSDEEHTFETADAGTSTTYPMQCSALRKSGFVVIKGRPCKIVDMSTSKTGKHGHAKVHMVAIDIFTGKKLEDLSPSTHNMEVPVVKRNEYQLLDIDDGFLSLMNMDGDTKDDVKAPEGELGDTMQAAFDEGKDLMVTIISAMGEEAAISFKEAARSD; encoded by the coding sequence aTGTCTGACGAAGAACACACCTTTGAAACCGCCGATGCCGGTACCTCCACCACCTACCCAATGCAATGTTCCGCTTTGAGAAAGAGTGGTTTCGTTGTCATCAAGGGTAGACCATGTAAGATTGTCGACATGTCCACCTCCAAGACCGGTAAGCACGGTCACGCAAAGGTCCACATGGTCGCCATTGATATCTTCACTGGTAAGAAGTTGGAAGATTTGTCTCCATCTACTCACAACATGGAAGTTCCAGTTGTCAAGAGAAACGAATACCAATTGTTGGACATCGATGACGgtttcttgtctttgatGAACATGGACGGTGACACCAAGGATGACGTCAAGGCCCCAGAAGGTGAATTGGGTGACACCATGCAAGCCGCTTTCGACGAAGGTAAGGACTTGATGGTCACTATCATCTCCGCCATGGGTGAAGAAGCCGCCATCTCCTTCAAGGAAGCTGCTAGATCCGATTAA
- the UTR4 gene encoding putative acireductone synthase UTR4, with the protein MSWRRVFIGQEVLPARIMTMGGAYSTYLLDIEGTVCPISFVKETLFPYFTEQVSQLVLQQDSGDSPISEILSQFHIEDKQQLQAHILELVANDVKDPILKQLQGYVWAQGYETGQIKAPVYADAIDFIKRKDRVFIYSSGSVKAQKLLFGYVLDPNVLTHDSLDLNANINGYFDINTSGKKTEAQSYANILQDIGVGAGEVLFLSDNPLELDAAAAVGMATGLAIRPGNAHVPDAQKYQVYKNFEDL; encoded by the coding sequence ATGAGTTGGCGTCGAGTGTTCATTGGGCAAGAGGTTCTGCCAGCTCGTATAATGACAATGGGAGGCGCTTATTCAACTTATTTGCTTGACATCGAGGGGACAGTGTGTCCGATCTCGTTTGTGAAAGAGACTTTGTTCCCGTATTTTACAGAGCAAGTGTCGCAATTGGTGTTGCAGCAGGATTCAGGGGACTCCCCGATTTCTGAGATCCTGTCACAGTTTCACATTGAAGATAAACAGCAGCTGCAGGCGCACATCTTGGAGTTGGTGGCGAACGATGTTAAGGACCCCATCTTGAAGCAGTTGCAAGGCTATGTTTGGGCTCAGGGCTATGAAACCGGCCAGATCAAAGCACCCGTTTATGCAGATGCCATTGATTTCATCAAGAGAAAGGACCGTGTGTTTATCTACTCCAGTGGGTCTGTAAAGGCGCAGAAGCTGTTGTTTGGATACGTTCTGGACCCCAATGTGCTTACGCACGATTCATTGGATCTGAATGCTAATATAAACGGGTATTTCGACATCAACACTTCCGGGAAGAAAACCGAGGCGCAATCATATGCTAATATCTTGCAAGATATCGGCGTGGGCGCTGGCGAGGTCTTGTTTTTGAGTGACAATCCTTTGGAATTGGATGCGGCTGCTGCTGTGGGGATGGCTACTGGGCTGGCTATACGACCTGGTAATGCACATGTACCCGATGCGCAAAAGTACCAAGTCTacaagaattttgaagatcttTAA
- the ANP1 gene encoding Anp1p, which translates to MKYSKRNLSFNPTTISIAGTLLTVFFLTRLVLSFFSISLFQLLSFQGIFKPYVPDFKNTPGVEFYDLRNYQGNQDGWQQGDRILFCVPLRDASEHLPMFFDHLNTMSYPHNLIDLSFLVSDSSDNTMGVLLSKLQMAQSQQDKTKRFGNIEIYEKDFGQIIGQSFSDRHGFGAQGPRRKLMARARNWLGSVALKPYHSWVYWRDVDVETIPSTIMEDLMHHDKDVIVPNVWRPLPDWLGNIQPYDLNSWKESEGGLQLADALDEDAVIVEGYPEYATWRPHLAYMRDPNGNPEDEMELDGIGGVSILAKAKVFRTGSHFPAFSFEKHAETEAFGRLSRRMNYNVIGLPHYVIWHIYEPSSDDLKHMAWMAEEEKRKLEEERIREFYNKIWDIGFEDVRYQWTEERDSILKNIDSTLNSKVTVDWSEEGDGSELVDSKGEFVSPNNQQQQQQQQQQQQKKQQDNNPQGKLLDGNDKNKKMLPKEVPLDFDPDRN; encoded by the coding sequence ATGAAGTACAGTAAAAGAAATCTCAGTTTTAACCCCACCACGATAAGCATCGCTGGAACGCTGCTTACCGTGTTCTTCCTCACGAGACTCGTGCTCTCGTTCTTCTCCATATCGCTATTCCAGCTGCTGTCCTTTCAGGGCATCTTTAAACCCTACGTGCCTGATTTTAAAAACACTCCCGGCGTGGAGTTCTACGACCTGCGAAATTACCAGGGCAACCAGGACGGCTGGCAGCAGGGCGACCGCATCCTGTTCTGTGTGCCGTTGAGAGACGCCTCGGAGCATCTGCCCATGTTCTTCGACCATCTTAACACCATGTCATATCCGCACAACCTGATTGATCTGTCCTTCCTAGTCAGCGACTCGTCCGACAACACCATGGGCGTGCTGCTGTCTAAACTGCAGATGGCCCAGTCGCAGCAAGACAAGACCAAGCGGTTCGGCAACATTGAGATCTACGAGAAGGACTTTGGCCAAATCATCGGCCAGTCCTTTTCTGACCGTCACGGGTTCGGCGCTCAGGGCCCCAGAAGGAAACTCATGGCCAGGGCTCGTAACTGGCTCGGGTCCGTGGCTCTGAAGCCATACCACTCCTGGGTCTACTGGAGAGACGTGGACGTCGAAACCATTCCCTCCACCATCATGGAAGACCTAATGCATCACGACAAGGACGTCATCGTCCCCAACGTTTGGAGACCACTTCCAGACTGGCTGGGGAACATCCAGCCTTACGATCTGAACTCTTGGAAGGAGTCCGAAGGTGGCCTCCAACTGGCCGACGCCCTCGACGAAGACGCCGTCATCGTGGAGGGGTACCCTGAGTACGCCACTTGGAGACCACATCTCGCCTACATGAGAGACCCAAACGGTAATCCTGAAGACGAAATGGAACTGGACGGTATCGGAGGTGTCTCTATCCTGGCAAAGGCCAAGGTCTTCAGAACAGGCTCGCACTTCCCGGCTTTCTCCTTCGAAAAGCACGCAGAGACAGAAGCATTCGGCAGATTGTCTCGCAGAATGAACTACAACGTTATCGGCCTGCCCCACTATGTAATCTGGCATATTTACGAGCCTTCCAGTGATGACTTAAAACACATGGCCTGGATGGCCGAAGAAGAGAAGCGgaaattggaagaagagaGAATCCGCGAGTTCTACAACAAGATCTGGGACATTGGGTTCGAGGACGTCAGATATCAATGGACCGAAGAAAGAGACTCCATCTTGAAAAACATCGACTCTACCCTAAATAGCAAAGTTACCGTGGACTGGTCTGAAGAAGGCGATGGCTCGGAACTGGTGGACTCAAAGGGCGAATTCGTCTCTCCAAACAaccagcaacagcaacagcaacagcaacaacagcagcaaaagaaacaacaaGACAACAACCCGCAGGGGAAACTTCTTGACGGCAACGataagaacaagaaaatgctCCCTAAAGAGGTTCCATTGGACTTCGACCCTGATAGAAACTAG